In Methanobrevibacter sp., one DNA window encodes the following:
- a CDS encoding nucleotide exchange factor GrpE produces MTDENKSETEVKTEDIQENFEEILEEKNQEIEQLKKDLEKSQGETQEYISLSQRLQADFENFKKITDKRNKDLVKFANENLIKEFLDCYEDFGRALETENDEDLRNGIELIYNKFTDVLKKEGIEEIPAKGEKFDLNKHEALMVQESDDVENGYIIEELMKGYMYKDKVLKYSKVIVCKK; encoded by the coding sequence ATGACTGATGAAAATAAAAGCGAAACTGAAGTTAAAACAGAGGATATTCAAGAAAATTTTGAGGAAATTCTTGAAGAGAAAAATCAGGAAATAGAACAGCTCAAAAAAGACCTTGAAAAATCCCAAGGTGAAACTCAAGAATATATCTCACTATCACAAAGACTTCAAGCAGATTTTGAAAACTTCAAAAAAATAACTGACAAAAGAAACAAAGATCTCGTAAAATTCGCAAATGAAAATCTTATAAAAGAATTCCTAGACTGCTACGAGGACTTCGGTAGAGCTTTAGAAACAGAGAATGATGAAGATTTAAGAAATGGTATAGAACTCATATACAATAAATTTACAGATGTACTTAAAAAAGAAGGTATTGAAGAAATCCCAGCAAAAGGAGAAAAATTCGACTTAAACAAACATGAAGCATTAATGGTTCAAGAGTCCGATGATGTTGAAAACGGATATATCATTGAAGAATTAATGAAAGGATACATGTACAAAGATAAAGTTCTTAAATATTCA
- a CDS encoding ArsR family transcriptional regulator → MTNTNNIEKNEKPRKNVNLSKGHIELRTNYNDCADDIDVEDILDVMGCKTRRDIINLLREEPMFVSEISNELDIGQKAIIAHLRAMEDIGILNSSYKKILRGRPRKYYDLQNEVNIHITINRNNFDVQFTDDMLNTLQLPSGDEWSKLLDIEKRIDDGQLEAIDELKNQIRLYGNLKERAEYILERTMKNR, encoded by the coding sequence ATGACTAATACAAACAACATTGAGAAAAATGAAAAACCACGTAAAAATGTTAATTTGTCAAAAGGTCATATAGAATTAAGAACCAACTACAATGACTGTGCAGATGACATTGATGTGGAAGACATCCTTGATGTAATGGGTTGTAAAACTAGAAGAGACATTATAAATCTTTTAAGAGAAGAACCTATGTTTGTAAGTGAAATTTCAAATGAGTTGGATATAGGTCAAAAAGCAATCATTGCTCATTTGCGTGCTATGGAAGACATAGGTATACTGAATTCTTCTTATAAAAAGATTTTAAGAGGTCGTCCGCGTAAATATTATGATTTGCAGAATGAAGTTAACATCCATATTACTATTAATAGAAACAACTTCGATGTACAATTCACTGACGACATGCTCAATACATTGCAACTTCCATCAGGTGATGAATGGTCTAAATTATTGGACATAGAAAAAAGAATTGATGATGGCCAACTTGAAGCAATCGATGAGTTGAAAAATCAAATTAGATTATATGGTAACTTGAAAGAAAGGGCCGAATATATTCTTGAAAGAACCATGAAAAATAGATGA